The genomic region AAAACGGCATTCCAGGGATACATGGAAGGGTGGAGGAACAAGGATTCTGTTTTTCAGGCCCGTCGGCAAGTCACACGTGGCGACAGAAGAATCATCTGCAGAAACTAGTACTAGTCATTAATATATCCCTAGTTCAGATACCCTTTTGAACTGTGTCTCCTGCTTCTTGAACAACTTTGCTCAGCCAGTTGTCCCCAATTGCCTAATGGCACAGTCTGCCATCTCTAGATTTTAAGCAGTATTTTCTGTTGATCTGTTTTGATCACAGTACATAAGAAAGTTGGCACAGTATTGAACGGTGTGATTGGTACCTGCCTTAGCAGATTTTAAATCTTTTATCAGAACATTCTGATCAATTCCTATGAAGGAACATTTATCTTTAACTGAGATCAAATCAGTCATGAACCTGATGTCTCAGGTACTAGGAAAATTCTACAGATGACTTTATGATCTGCCTAAGTTTTCTTTAATACATACTGGTAGATGGTATCAAGGAAGATTacgcatattttaaaaataagtctgATACTATGAAGGCCAAGGCTGAACTTCTGTGATAAAAAGCTGATAACAAATGACTATATTGGCAGAGCTAGTTAGGGATCTTTGGCAATTTCTTTATAAAAAGGGCATCTGGGGGTAATTCAAGACCTTCTCCAAGGGTCAAATCTTCTGGCCCACATTAAGGCCACTGATGTCCCTGAATGCAATGGAACCAGCATGGCTTCACACTACCTAAATGCCACAGAGTTGTTTTCCATGAGGCCCTTCAACCCTAACACAGGAGGTTTTAAGGGATGAGGGGGGACAGAAAAGCAGATCCGCCAGTCCTGCTTACCTGAATTCACCAGCCAAACCTCACGCCTGCACAGCAAGCATGTAGCGTCCATATGAATAGCTGCAGCAGCTGAGGCGGTGACTATGCTGCCGCTCCAAGGCCTGATGGGTGGGAGGGAATACCTTACCCCCCACCTCTGAGCCCCGCTGACTCCTCTGTAAGCAGCCCATTTACTCAGGCTGTGCTCAAAGAGCAAGCTTTCCCCATAATTAACatactcaaataaatgtgttagtctccaaggtgccacaagtactcctgttctttttgcggatacagactaacacggctgctactttgaaacttgGTTATATACAGAACTCCTTTCAATGTAGCCTAAAAGTggagttaagaataaaattcaaAATCCAGTCAATCCTATCGTACTTTGAAATCCAGGATTCAATGCTCACTTTCTTATACAGGAAGTGGCTTAATGTAATAGACTGGAGAACGTTAGAGAGAGAgatccttccctctcccttttcAGCATCTACCCTGTGAACCTTATTCATGTTCTGCCTCTCTAAAGACAATCTGCTATTTCAGAGACTAGAGGATAAAACCTGGTTTCTCCCCTGTTCTCCCATTTAGAACAGTAAAATATGTAATACATGAGTATGTAACTCTATGCCCGTCACAGGATTTAATGGATATTTTCGTGCTCTTGAAGAGCACTGTGCAAAAGACCACCCTTTCCACCTTACTTTAGATATAACAGAGCACTGTTCAGCGTCATATATCAAACACACAGAAAAGCCTAATGATATAAGCATCAAAGAAATAAAACATATATTAAATAAGTAAAACTAAACACAGTTCTGCCACTGCCTCAAAGTTGAGTAGGCCACTCAGCATTACATTGGGTCAATGCTCAGGCATTTCATTCATCAATAAAAATGTCTATGATAAATTCCTATCTGGCCAGCTTCAGTTTTAATACAGCAACCATTCACTGCAGCATACTGTCAATGAGGAACTCAATATATTGTACAGTGTCAGCTACAGTTCTAGGGTGATTCATAACTATCATTTTGGGCTGGGCTCTCCTGCCCCCATTTTGTAATAATCATACAAGGGATTGTACACTGTGATACCCATGTATGGTATAGTGCCGTAAATAAAGCAGATGGTTAAAACAATATAGtattacaggggtcggcaacgttcggcacgcggctcgccagggtaagcaccctcgcgggctgggccagtttatttacctgctgacgtggcaggttcggccgatcgcgggctccactggccacggttcgccattctggaccaatgggggtggcgggaagcggcacgggccgagggatgtgttggccgtggcttcccgccgcccccattggcccgggacggtgaactgcggccactgggggccgcgatcggccgaacctgctgcgtcagcaggtaaataaactggcccggcccacgagggtgcttaccctggcgagccgcgtgccaaacattgccaacccggctctccgagctctggtaaagtgtaggtagtctcttggtctatccaaggccgtgatcaagtgtcttgatgtttttggtcttttggcctcgagatgaaaaccttgcctttgtttctgggaccttgaagtgaaaaaattctcttagTTTGACTACGCaccctttattttaaaatatgtcccTTATTTGATGCCTATTGTTCTGCATCAAGTCAATACAGGAGCTACTTTATCCCATATATTTCAGCAAAGATTCTGCAAAGGACAATACCCTCTGATACCAGTGTGTATTATGCTAGTAACGATCTTGTACTGCAATTAAAACACCATATGGTGCAATAAGCTCTAAGCTGCATTTATTTTACCAACCACATGTCCTTTCTCTCCTTGGATTGCAGGGGTTCACCACTGATCACATAGGTCAACTTGTGCAGACAAGGGTTACATTACAGAAGATAAATACCAGGAACAGGGAGTGAGTGATGAATCCACTCCAGGGCATGAGCCACCCACTCACCACCTGGGGTGAGGAAGGAAGTGATGCTATAGGCAGGTGAGTCCATAACTGTCCACTACGGGACCTGTCACAGGCTAGACAGGCTATGGGTGTGCCCAAGAGGCAGCTCCCATGGGGTGTGTTACCAAGGGACCCCCAATGGGGCTTACCAATGCATTGTGGGAAGTCAAGGCCCTCAGCTAAACTCCCCACATGGGAGGAGACAAGGTCACCCCTTTAGGACTCCTGGGCGGGGCCCTGAGGGGTGGGCACTGACAAACCCTACCCCCCTCAGTGCCCCCTCCCCGGCCTGACAGACACCCCGGATACTAGGGAAAGGCAGGAGGGAAATGGAGACAGCCTCTCCCATATGCACCAAGTGAAAAGTGGCAGCGTGAGGACTCCCCTCCTCGTCATGGAAATGGTACCGTCCTCTTACCGCAGAGGGTCCATTCTCTCGCGGCGGGTGACACACAGAGAATGTGAGGTGCGATTGTGGCTCTCTCCTCCTCACCCTTTACCATGCAGTTGGTCCCGCCTTCTCCGTAGAGACAGCGGGATTTGGACCGGTCCATTCTcgggagtgggggagggcagaTTTCTCAGGGTATCCCCATCTTAGCTCCCTTCGCACACAACTGCCCAACTCACCTGACTCCAGCCGAGCACCTgtccgggagggggaggggagagcgaaCCGCGCTGTGCCCTGGACCTATCTGTCCCTGCGCTATGGGGTCCTCGTGGGCTCTGAGCGGCTGCCCACTCCAAAcgcctgttttttccccaaagaccAAAGCTATGTGCGATATTTTCGCAGCTTGCAGTTTTGTGGCTCCGTGACTGATATTCCTGCATTAAAAAATGCAGCCTCCCCCGAAGGAATTTGGCATTACAGACAGGCACTCTGAGAGACAGCCTTACGTTCCGGTATAGGAGAAGTGCAACCTGGCCAGGGAATCATGGATCCGAGGATGGCGTGCTGCACTGCCAATGCCAGTCTCAGGTGGGGCGCAACCTATGGAGGGTATAGACGGGACAGCATGCCAGGCTGCATTGCTAAGGGCAATCTCATGTGGTGGCGGTGCAATCTGCAAATATGACAGGTCACAGCTGATCATGCTGTACCATTTAGAGCACTCTCATACAGCATTGTGGCCAGAAGAGACAACAGGCCCTACCTTGCAGGGCTACTGTGCCAGCCCAGGACCATATGAGCACCAGGTTCCATCATGCCTGGCTCTCTGTTGACTTTTGTGCTTTCACATGTTCAATGGGTCTGCCTGGGAAATAGCAGTCTCCATTTTCATGAGCActttaatcatagaaatgtagggctggaagggacctcaagaggtcatcgagtctgtACTGAGGCAGggtaagtatacctagaccatgcCTGAtacatgtttgtctaacctgttcttaaaaaccttcaataacAAGGCTTCCACAATTTCCCTAaataacctgttccagtgcttaactacctgtATAgttagcttttcctaatatctaacctaattcttccttgctgcaaactaagctgattacttcttgtcctaccctcagtggacatggagaacaattaagcACTGTCCCCATTATAACAATCTGTTCCATATTACATATGGTTATTTTTCAGGGCTAGCTGAACTCCTCTAAAACACAGTTTCAGCATTCTCTTCAACAAAGTATTTAGTTTAGCAATTGCCctggtggtttggtttggtttttgaatAAGCATCAGAAGTTTAAATTGGGTTGGCCTGTAAAATCTGCAAGAGGGGATCTTTGCATCAATAGATCTTATGAGACTTATCAAAGTGGGCCTCCTGCAGAGTTGCTCAAATCTGTATATGTACTGTACTTAGAATCTCCTGTGTCTAGTGGCACCAGGCAACCCCTTTTCCCATTGCTGTCTTGTTTGATTCTGTCATAAGTTGTTTCCATGATGGCAGCATCCTTTTCAATCATCCTGCAGTTTGTCATTCTTTGTCCTCCATGCTTTCTCTTCCCTGCAGGTGGAATCACAATCTAAGCCATACCTTGTGCTTCTGCCACTGAATAGCCTGATGGCATGGCCAAACTACCGCAGCCTTGTGGGTGTGCATAGTATAGTTATACCTGGAGTATACCTCCATAATGTCTCACCCTGGCACCCTACACACCCCACCAAACAACCCCCCCTCTTTTGAACCCCCTTCCATGTCTTATTTCCATAACTCCTTATGCCTCCCAGTACCCTGCCACCTCCTTTGATATACTTAGTACACTACAACTTCCTCCAATACCACCTTGTTTGTCTGCACCACCACctccctttctccttcctcccccaaaacCCCTCAATTCACAGACTGGGCCTCATGTGCACCCAAGTCCATTTCCCTCCCAGCCCACCACCCCTTCATCTATATCCTTCTGTCTTGAATAATTTCCTTATCTCACAGTCCCCAAATGAACCCCCATTTCTGGCTCAATCCAACAGTTGCTGTACCATCCAGCTGTACTCAGCAGCAAGTCTGTGTTTATAAATGTGTATATTGATAGCTTAAACATTGCTCTTTGTAAACAATTTTCAAAACTCCCTAACTTTTCAGAAAAGTTCTACTGTGGGATAAGATGATACATGTGACATTTCAGGAAGATCAATTTCTTATCAGGAAACCGAAGAGGGAGGAGgaaatgctgtatttttttttaaaaatccaagctCAAAGAACCTCActcagctccactgaaatcaaccggAGTCTTTtgattgacttcaattggcacaAGATCACGTACATAACAGGAAGTTAACTTCATTCTTAAGTAGCCACACTTACTTTCATGTTTTTTTCATTGTAGGATATCTAATCACCTACTTTGAGGTTAATGTTTACTCTCAGACTGGAAACTATGCCTTGAGTGAGAGGTATTAAGAACTTTTTTGGGAGGTGGGTGGAGCAGCAGTTCCTTTCCCCTCACCTTAAATACTGCGGAGGCttgcaattttttatttatttatttattttgcttttaattaaaattagGGTTCTGTAACAATCTGAGTCAATAAAGGGCATATATGAAGTGATATGCAGGTGACACTTGGAACCTGTTTAGGGCCAAAATATGACTTACCTCAACATTAAAATCCAAATATACATTTGAAATGACCAACTCTGTGTGAGCTCCCTGTTTGGGTCAGCAAAAGCAGTAGCCTCTCCTGACAGAGTGGTAGTGCTGTGTAGGGAGTCTTGCATTGTTGCCACCCACCAGTGTCATCAAGTTTACATTAGTGAAGGAAGATATTTGTATAAAATTAGTGTAATAATTAAAAAACCTCCTTGATACATTTGTGTAATTTTTTAAGGTCTCAGCTGATCTCTTTAAAAAATGATATTCTCCCTACTCTGGAATTTCCAAGATACTCCAATAGGAACTGATCCCACTCTGGCCAACAATTCTAGTCCCCTATTGTCGTGCACCAGGCTGGCATTGGATTGGCTACTGCCCTCACACAGAGGAAACTGTATTTCAGtgttcagagtggtagccgtgttagtctgtatcagcaaaaagaaaaaggagtagttgtggcactttagagactaacaaatttattgtctctaaggtgccacaagtactcctcgttctttttgtatTTCAGTGGTGGTAGAAGCAAGTGCTTTATGAACCTTCAGGATGGATGACagtatataaaaaataaatattttcagtacCCAAAACAGGCTACAGGTTGGTTTGAGATCCTTCCACTTTATGGAGACTGAGTTATGAAAGAGAGTGCTTAGTTTAGAAATTCaaatttatttacaaatgttcactaaaaaaaaatcttttcctccTAAATAAACTCGGCTTCTGTAAGATCCTGCAACTGAAGATCACCAAACTCATTCACATGCTGTTTTGCAGATTTATCCttgtataaaaaaaattattttatattgaGTCAATGACAGAAGAAGAGGTGATAAACTAAAAGTAAACTGTTCTAAAAACAATGATATAACTACCAGGTTTctccagtcttcttttcttcccCACTTTAAAAATAAGCTAAAAGAATTTGGGTCACACTCTAGCAAATGGGAAAAGCTAAACAGAAGTTTGGCTTCTCTAAAAAGATACACAAGAATCAGTCTTCTTGAATTCAAGCTTACTACATAACaccaggcctgatcctgcagtcttaggcctggtctacactacgggtttaggtcgactttagcagcgttaaaccgaattaagcctggacacgtccacacaacgaggccctttctttcgacttaaagggccctttaaaccggtttctttacaccacctccgacgaggggattagcgataaaaccggcctttgcgggtcggaattggggtagtgtggacggaattcgatgttattggcctccgggagctatcccacagtgcttcattgtgaccgctctggacagcgctctcaactcagatgcactgaccaggtagacaggaaaagacccgcgaaggtttgaatttcatttcctgtttgcccagcgtggagagcacaggtgaccacgcagagctcatcagcacaggtaaccgtcatggagtcctcccaggatcgcaaaagagctccagcatggaccgaacgggaggtacgagatctgctcgccatatggggagatgaagcagtgatagctgaactccgtagcagtaaaagaaatggaaaagtattagaaaagatctccaaggccatgaaggaccgaggccataacagggacacacagcagtgccgcgtgaaaattaaggagctacggcaagcctaccacaaagccagagaagcaaacggaaggtccggagcagagccgcaaacttgccgctactacgcggagctgcatgcgatcctagggggtgcagccaccactaccccaaccgtgtgctatgactctctcactggagaaacacacagggaagacggttcggggaacgaggaagatgacgatggaggtactgtaggtagctcacagcagcaaggaagcggagaaaccgttttccccaacagccaggatatgtttgtgaccctggacctggaaccagtaacccccgaactcacccaagaccctcagggcacacaggagacctctggtgagtgtaactttgtaaatatttgtaaacattacaaaaaaaaagcaagcaagtctgttaacgtgtatggggatggagcggaaatcctccagggacatctccagaaagctctcctggttgaaatggggtgattttattaagggggacattcagaggcgcccgttcctgctattctgaccagaaaccacgcggtgggggggaggggtgaagtgatcatcccagagaatcgtgtgtgtgtgtgtggggctttacttgtgtttgtgccgcatgttaaccgggaaaccgcagccccctccttttacattgaaaccccattttaaatggacaacccaattcatccttgctatgggaaatgcgctgctgtttgcaacctttcccgcatgctaAGAAGGTTAAaatagccaaaacactgtggcctacgatggctgcctgcaagccgaaatatgcgaccttgtaatgaaagagtgtacccattgttcccaaaaatgtgtcttttttaaccacctctcccttctcctccaccagctgcaaatgtttctccttcgcagaggctcgtgaacattagaaagagaaaacgtaagacgagggacgagatgttcacggagctgcagatgtcctcccacgctgatagagcacagcagaatgcgtggaggcagtcaatgtcggagatgagaaaagcccaacatgaacgagaggagaggtggcgggctgaagacgataggtggcgtcagcttgcagacagacggcaagaggcaatgctccgtctgctggagcatcaaagtgatatgctcgagcgtatggttgagttgcaggaaaggcagcaggagcagagaccgccgctacagcccctgtgtaaccaacagccctcctccccaagttccatagcctcctcacccagacgcccaagaacacggtgggggggcctccacccagtcactccaccccagatgatcgcccaagcatcagaaggctgggcttcaataagagttaaagttttaaaatgcagtatgtccttttccatccctcctcccccacccatcccagctaccttggcaattatccccctacctctgtaaggaactaataaagaatgcatgaatgtgaaaaaacaatgactttattgcctctgcaagcgggaggggaggggagggtggggtggggtggttggtttacagggaagtagagtgaaccgggtcggggggggggggggttggagggttcatcaaggagaaacaaacagaagtttcacacagtagcctggccagtcacaaaactcgttttcaaagcttctctgatgcgcaccgcgccctgctgtgctcctctaaccgccctggtgtctggctgcgcgtaatcagcagccaggcgagttgcctcaacctcccaccccgccataaaggtctcccccttactctcacagatattgtggagcgcacagcaagcagcaataacaatggggatattcttttcgctgaggtctgagcgagtcagtaaactgcgccagcgcgcttttaaacg from Chrysemys picta bellii isolate R12L10 chromosome 6, ASM1138683v2, whole genome shotgun sequence harbors:
- the LOC135972341 gene encoding uncharacterized protein LOC135972341; amino-acid sequence: MESSQDRKRAPAWTEREVRDLLAIWGDEAVIAELRSSKRNGKVLEKISKAMKDRGHNRDTQQCRVKIKELRQAYHKAREANGRSGAEPQTCRYYAELHAILGGAATTTPTVCYDSLTGETHREDGSGNEEDDDGGTVGSSQQQGSGETVFPNSQDMFVTLDLEPVTPELTQDPQGTQETSAANVSPSQRLVNIRKRKRKTRDEMFTELQMSSHADRAQQNAWRQSMSEMRKAQHEREERWRAEDDRWRQLADRRQEAMLRLLEHQSDMLERMVELQERQQEQRPPLQPLCNQQPSSPSSIASSPRRPRTRWGGLHPVTPPQMIAQASEGWASIRVKVLKCSMSFSIPPPPPIPATLAIIPLPL